In one Suricata suricatta isolate VVHF042 chromosome 9, meerkat_22Aug2017_6uvM2_HiC, whole genome shotgun sequence genomic region, the following are encoded:
- the RGMA gene encoding repulsive guidance molecule A, translating into MQPPRERLVVTGRAGWMGMGRGAGRSALGFWPTLAFLLCSFPAATSPCKILKCNSEFWSATAGSHSPASDDAPEFCAALRTYALCTRRTARTCRGDLAYHSAVHGIEDLMSQYNCSKDGPTSQPRLRTLPPPGDSQERSDSPEICHYEKSFHKHSATPNYTHCGLFGDPHLRTFTDRFQTCKVQGAWPLIDNNYLNVQVTNTPVLPGSAATATSKLTIIFKNFQECVDQKVYQAEMDELPAAFADGSKNGGDKHGANSLKITEKVSGQHVEIQAKYIGTTIVVRQVGRYLTFAVRMPEEVVNAVEDRDSQGLYLCLRGCPLNQQIDFQAFRANAEGPGARSPAAASPAPPAPDTFPYETAVAKCKEKLPVEDLYYQACVFDLLTTGDVNFTLAAYYALED; encoded by the exons GGAGAGGCTAGTGGTAACAGGCCGAGCTGGATGGATGGgtatggggagaggggcaggacgTTCAGCCCTGGGATTCTGGCCGACCCTCGCCTTCCTTCTCTGCAGCTTCCCCGCAG cAACGTCCCCGTGCAAGATCCTCAAGTGCAACTCTGAGTTCTGGAGCGCCACGGCGGGCAGCCACTCCCCGGCCTCGGACGACGCCCCCGAGTTCTGCGCGGCGCTGCGCACCTACGCCCTGTGCACACGGCGCACGGCCCGCACCTGCCGGGGCGACTTGGCCTACCACTCGGCCGTGCATGGCATAGAGGACCTCATGAGCCAGTACAACTGCTCCAAGGATGGCCCCACGTCGCAGCCGCGCCTGCGTACCCTCCCGCCGCCGGGCGACAGCCAGGAGCGCTCCGACAGCCCCGAGATCTGTCACTACGAGAAGAGCTTCCACAAGCACTCGGCGACCCCCAACTACACGCACTGCGGCCTCTTCGGGGACCCGCACCTCAGGACTTTCACAGACCGCTTCCAGACCTGCAAGGTGCAGGGCGCCTGGCCCCTCATCGACAACAATTACCTGAATGTGCAGGTCACCAACACCCCCGTGCTGCCCGGCTCGGCAGCCACCGCCACCAGCAAG ctcacCATCATCTTCAAGAACTTCCAGGAGTGCGTGGACCAGAAGGTGTACCAGGCTGAGATGGACGAGCTCCCGGCCGCCTTCGCCGATGGCTCCAAGAACGGCGGGGACAAGCACGGAGCCAACAGCCTGAAGATCACCGAGAAGGTGTCGGGCCAGCACGTGGAGATCCAGGCCAAGTACATCGGCACCACCATCGTGGTCCGCCAGGTGGGCCGGTACCTGACTTTCGCCGTCCGCATGCCGGAGGAGGTGGTCAACGCCGTGGAGGACCGGGACAGCCAGGGCCTCTACCTCTGCCTGCGCGGCTGTCCGCTCAACCAGCAGATCGACTTCCAGGCCTTCCGCGCCAACGCCGAGGGCCCCGGAGCCCGCAGCCCGGCGGCCGCCAGCCCCGCGCCCCCGGCCCCCGACACCTTCCCGTACGAGACGGCCGTGGCCAAGTGCAAGGAGAAGCTGCCCGTGGAGGACCTCTACTACCAGGCCTGCGTCTTCGACCTGCTCACCACGGGCGACGTGAACTTCACGCTGGCCGCCTACTACGCCCTGGAGGAC